In Mastigocladopsis repens PCC 10914, a single window of DNA contains:
- the moaD gene encoding molybdopterin converting factor subunit 1 — translation MSAIIVTVKLFAAYQEAYKVPELVLELPQNTPVAAVRDRLMTEHPELAQLRNITRFGVNLQFVEPDTILQDGDEVVLIPPVSGG, via the coding sequence ATGTCTGCAATTATCGTTACCGTTAAATTATTTGCTGCTTACCAAGAAGCTTATAAAGTGCCAGAACTGGTACTGGAATTGCCTCAGAATACACCAGTTGCCGCAGTCCGCGATCGCTTGATGACCGAACACCCCGAACTCGCTCAGTTGCGTAATATTACCCGTTTTGGGGTGAATCTACAATTTGTGGAACCAGATACCATCCTGCAAGACGGAGATGAGGTGGTGTTAATTCCGCCAGTCAGTGGCGGGTGA
- a CDS encoding GUN4 domain-containing protein encodes MTDPLIVPGTASDIDSLRQPLVAGSLQVQQQVIPQLANLGDVGLDVLMEFLYERRENPATSVDGKAYQVLYNSDSLKAKEFLQTYFPSGIVPLTSDCGIDYSPLQQLLAACDFQAADRMTLQKMCEVAGPAAVQRKWLYFTEAENFPVTDLRTINTLWLVHSDGKFGFSVQREIWLGLGKNWDNLWTKIGWKNGNNWTRYPNEFTWNLSAPRGHLPLSNQLRGVRVIASLLSHPAWVNS; translated from the coding sequence ATGACAGACCCATTGATTGTACCAGGCACTGCTAGTGACATCGACTCCCTCCGCCAACCGTTAGTCGCTGGGTCTCTTCAAGTTCAACAGCAGGTTATCCCACAGTTAGCTAATTTAGGAGATGTGGGCTTGGATGTCCTGATGGAATTTTTATATGAACGTAGAGAAAATCCTGCAACTTCGGTTGACGGTAAAGCATATCAGGTTCTTTATAACTCTGATTCACTTAAGGCAAAAGAATTTTTGCAAACTTATTTCCCTTCTGGGATTGTACCTTTGACATCAGACTGTGGCATCGATTATAGTCCCTTGCAACAGCTACTTGCCGCTTGTGACTTCCAAGCAGCTGATCGCATGACTCTGCAAAAAATGTGTGAAGTCGCGGGACCTGCGGCAGTACAAAGAAAATGGTTATATTTTACAGAAGCAGAAAATTTCCCTGTCACTGATCTAAGGACGATTAACACTCTGTGGTTAGTTCACTCAGATGGCAAATTTGGCTTTTCTGTACAGCGAGAAATTTGGTTAGGATTGGGGAAAAACTGGGACAATCTTTGGACGAAAATTGGTTGGAAAAATGGCAATAACTGGACGCGTTATCCTAACGAGTTTACCTGGAATCTGAGCGCTCCCCGAGGTCATCTACCTCTGTCTAATCAACTGCGTGGAGTGCGAGTTATTGCATCTTTGCTATCTCACCCTGCTTGGGTTAATAGTTAG
- the thrC gene encoding threonine synthase: MTQATTNNTQATTATFKSLKCKECGAEYELKPLHVCEFCFGPLEVTYDYSALRSTVTRETIQAGPNSIWRYRKFLPVASDNPIDVGTGMTPLVRSHRLARRLGLNKLYIKNDAVNMPTLSFKDRVVSVALTRARELGFTTVSCASTGNLANSTAAIAAHAGLDCCVFIPADLEAGKILGSLVYSPTLMAVKGNYDQVNRLCCEVANTHGWGFVNINLRPYYSEGSKTLGFEVAEQLGWELPDHIVAPLASGSLYTKIYKGFQEFVEVGLVEGKKVKFSGAQAEGCSPIAQAYKEERDFIKPVKPNTIAKSIAIGNPADAVYALDIARKTGGSVESVTDSEIIEAIKLLAETEGIFTETAGGTTVAVLKKLVEAGKIDPDETTVVYITGNGLKTQEAVQGYIGEPLTIEAKLDSFERALERSQTLERLEWQQVLV, encoded by the coding sequence ATGACACAGGCGACAACCAACAACACCCAAGCCACCACCGCCACTTTTAAGTCCTTAAAGTGTAAGGAATGTGGCGCGGAATATGAACTCAAGCCTCTTCATGTGTGCGAGTTCTGCTTTGGTCCATTGGAAGTAACCTACGACTATAGCGCCCTACGCTCCACAGTTACTCGTGAAACAATTCAAGCGGGACCAAATTCTATCTGGCGCTATCGTAAGTTTTTACCTGTAGCCAGCGACAACCCCATTGATGTGGGAACTGGTATGACTCCGTTGGTGCGATCGCACCGCTTGGCACGTCGCCTGGGTTTAAATAAGCTGTATATCAAGAATGATGCCGTCAATATGCCCACCCTCAGCTTCAAAGATAGGGTGGTCTCAGTTGCTCTTACCCGCGCACGGGAGTTAGGTTTCACTACGGTTTCTTGCGCTAGCACGGGTAACTTAGCAAATTCTACCGCTGCTATTGCGGCACACGCAGGTTTAGACTGTTGCGTGTTCATCCCTGCTGATTTGGAAGCTGGAAAAATTTTGGGAAGCCTGGTTTACAGTCCAACCCTCATGGCTGTTAAGGGTAACTACGACCAAGTCAACCGCCTCTGTTGTGAAGTTGCGAATACACACGGTTGGGGTTTTGTCAATATCAACCTGCGTCCCTACTACTCCGAAGGTTCTAAGACACTAGGCTTTGAAGTTGCAGAACAACTAGGCTGGGAACTACCCGACCACATCGTCGCACCGTTGGCATCCGGTTCGCTGTACACAAAAATTTACAAAGGCTTCCAAGAATTCGTAGAAGTGGGTCTGGTGGAAGGCAAGAAAGTCAAGTTCAGCGGCGCGCAAGCTGAGGGATGCTCACCTATTGCCCAAGCCTATAAGGAAGAACGCGACTTTATCAAGCCCGTAAAACCCAATACCATTGCAAAATCAATTGCAATTGGGAACCCAGCAGATGCTGTTTACGCTTTAGACATAGCGAGGAAAACAGGTGGTAGTGTTGAGTCAGTCACCGATAGCGAAATTATAGAAGCCATTAAACTGCTGGCAGAAACAGAAGGCATCTTTACAGAAACCGCTGGTGGGACAACAGTTGCCGTGCTGAAGAAGTTGGTAGAAGCTGGTAAAATTGACCCAGATGAAACAACCGTGGTATACATTACCGGAAACGGCTTGAAAACCCAAGAAGCCGTACAAGGTTATATTGGCGAACCTCTGACGATTGAGGCAAAACTTGATAGCTTTGAACGAGCGCTAGAGCGTTCCCAGACACTGGAGCGCCTAGAATGGCAGCAAGTCCTGGTTTAG
- a CDS encoding NADP-dependent isocitrate dehydrogenase, whose translation MYDKISPPTTGAKITFKNGEPIVPDNPIIPFITGDGTGIDIWPATQKVLDAAIETAYKGKRKMSWFKVYAGDEACELYGTYQYLPQDTLTAIKEYGVAIKGPLTTPIGGGIRSLNVALRQIFDLYACVRPCRYYTGTPSPHKNPEKLDVIVYRENTEDIYLGIEWRQGDEIGDRLIYILNNELIPATPEHGNKRIPLDSGIGIKPISKTGSQRLVRRAIKHALQLPKNKQMVTLVHKGNIMKYTEGAFRDWGYELATTEFRNECITERESWILSNKENNCDISLEENARMIDPGFNALTEEKQAQIVKEVETVLNTIWETHGSGKWKDKIMVNDRIADSIFQQIQTRPDEYSILATMNLNGDYLSDAAAAIVGGLGMGPGANIGDECAIFEATHGTAPKHAGLDRVNPGSVILSGVMMLEYLGWQEAADLIKKGLGDAIANSQVTYDLARLLEPPVEPLKCSEFAEAIIKHFS comes from the coding sequence ATGTACGACAAAATTAGCCCGCCCACAACAGGAGCAAAAATCACCTTCAAAAATGGGGAGCCGATTGTTCCAGATAACCCGATTATCCCCTTTATTACGGGAGACGGCACGGGGATAGATATTTGGCCCGCTACCCAAAAAGTGCTTGATGCTGCGATAGAAACGGCATACAAGGGCAAGCGGAAGATGAGTTGGTTTAAGGTTTATGCCGGAGATGAAGCTTGTGAATTATACGGTACATATCAGTATTTACCGCAAGACACGCTGACGGCGATTAAAGAATATGGTGTTGCCATCAAAGGACCTCTGACAACCCCTATCGGCGGTGGCATACGTTCCCTGAATGTGGCATTGCGGCAAATTTTTGACCTTTACGCCTGCGTGCGTCCTTGCCGCTACTATACAGGGACACCATCACCCCATAAAAACCCAGAAAAACTAGATGTCATTGTCTACCGCGAAAATACGGAAGATATTTATTTAGGAATTGAGTGGCGACAAGGTGACGAAATTGGCGATCGCCTGATTTACATCCTTAATAATGAACTGATCCCCGCCACACCGGAACACGGCAACAAGAGAATTCCTTTAGACTCAGGCATTGGTATTAAACCTATCAGCAAAACCGGTTCCCAGCGTTTGGTACGGCGTGCCATCAAACACGCCTTGCAACTCCCCAAAAATAAGCAAATGGTGACTTTAGTGCATAAAGGCAACATCATGAAGTACACCGAAGGCGCTTTCCGCGATTGGGGTTATGAACTGGCAACCACCGAGTTTCGTAATGAGTGCATTACCGAAAGGGAATCTTGGATTTTGAGTAACAAGGAGAACAACTGCGATATCTCCTTGGAAGAAAACGCCCGAATGATTGACCCTGGGTTTAACGCCTTGACTGAAGAAAAGCAAGCCCAAATTGTCAAGGAGGTTGAAACAGTTCTTAACACAATTTGGGAAACTCACGGTAGTGGCAAGTGGAAAGACAAGATAATGGTCAATGACCGCATTGCTGACAGTATTTTTCAACAAATCCAAACCAGACCCGATGAGTATTCCATTCTGGCGACGATGAACTTGAACGGCGATTACTTGTCTGATGCAGCAGCGGCTATTGTTGGCGGACTAGGGATGGGACCAGGGGCAAATATTGGCGATGAATGTGCTATTTTTGAAGCCACCCACGGTACTGCACCCAAACACGCGGGTTTAGATAGGGTGAATCCCGGTTCGGTGATTTTATCTGGTGTGATGATGCTGGAGTATTTGGGTTGGCAAGAAGCGGCGGATTTGATTAAGAAGGGTTTGGGCGATGCTATTGCCAACAGTCAAGTCACATATGACTTAGCTCGGTTGCTGGAACCGCCAGTGGAACCCTTAAAGTGTTCTGAATTTGCCGAGGCGATCATTAAGCATTTTAGTTAG
- a CDS encoding mannose-1-phosphate guanyltransferase, giving the protein MRAVLMAGGSGTRLRPLTCDLPKPMVPILNRPIAEHIINLLKRHQITEVVATLHYLPDVLRDYFQDGSDFGVQMTYAVEEDQPLGTAGCVKNIAELLDETFLVISGDSITDFDLTAAIEFHKQKKSKATLILTRVPNPIEFGVVITDEESRIRRFLEKPSTSEIFSDTVNTGTYILEPEVLEYLPANQESDFSKELFPLLLSKNEPMYGYIAQGYWCDVGHLDAYREAQYDGLHNKVKLDFAYKEVSPGLWVGQNTYIDPTAEIQTPAVIGDNCRIGARVEIEAGTVIGDNVTIGADADLKRPIVWNGAIIGDEAHLSACVICRGARVDRRAHVLEGAVVGSLSTVGEEAQISPFVRVWPSKKIESGAILNINLIWGNTAQRNLFGQRGVQGSANIDITPEFAVKLGAAYGSTLKPGSRITVSRDQRNVSRMVTRSLIAGLMSVGIDIQNLDATAIPIARTVIPTMSVAGGIHVRVHPDRPDYILIEFMDAKGINITKSLEKKIEGAYFKEDMRRSQIHEIGNVAYPSQVMDRYCTAFEKLLHIDTIRNSRAKVVIDYVYSVSGAVLPQMLDNFGADAVVLNASLNKTAVSATDREPLLTQLGHVVEALKANFGVQVSANGEQLILVDESGIPIRGEMLTALMVDMMLTAHPRGTVVVPVHASSAVEQIARRHDGKVIRTKANPTALMEACQKNSNVVLGGSGDTGFIVPQLHPGFDAMFCAAKLIEMLTIQERSLATVRSELPRVIHKAYTVRCPWTVKGALMRYLVETHPAQNLELIDGVKICQPYDDSWVLVLPDASEPIVHLYANSNDRDWVDDSLRQYRARVQAFVEKEQEQVVAEV; this is encoded by the coding sequence ATGCGTGCAGTACTGATGGCAGGTGGTTCAGGAACGCGGCTTCGTCCGCTCACTTGTGACCTGCCCAAACCAATGGTGCCCATCCTGAATCGACCAATTGCCGAACATATTATCAATCTCCTCAAACGGCATCAAATTACAGAAGTGGTTGCCACACTGCATTATTTACCTGATGTCTTGCGAGATTACTTCCAAGATGGCAGCGACTTTGGCGTTCAGATGACTTATGCCGTAGAAGAAGACCAGCCTTTAGGAACCGCCGGCTGTGTAAAAAACATTGCCGAACTCTTAGATGAGACCTTCTTAGTAATTAGCGGTGATAGCATAACCGATTTCGACTTAACTGCGGCAATTGAATTTCATAAACAAAAAAAGTCAAAAGCAACTTTGATTTTGACTCGTGTGCCCAACCCAATTGAATTTGGGGTAGTCATTACTGATGAAGAAAGTCGGATTCGTCGATTTTTAGAAAAACCTTCTACGAGTGAAATTTTTTCCGACACTGTTAACACTGGCACTTACATTTTAGAACCAGAAGTATTGGAATACCTGCCAGCAAACCAAGAATCTGACTTTTCTAAAGAGTTGTTCCCCTTACTACTATCAAAGAATGAGCCAATGTATGGTTACATTGCTCAAGGTTATTGGTGCGATGTGGGTCACTTAGATGCCTATCGCGAGGCTCAGTACGATGGATTACACAATAAAGTAAAACTTGACTTTGCCTATAAAGAAGTTTCGCCCGGTTTGTGGGTTGGTCAAAACACTTATATCGACCCTACCGCTGAGATTCAAACCCCAGCAGTCATTGGGGACAATTGCCGCATTGGGGCAAGAGTTGAGATTGAAGCCGGAACAGTCATTGGGGATAATGTCACCATTGGCGCTGACGCCGATCTCAAGCGTCCGATTGTTTGGAATGGAGCGATTATCGGGGACGAAGCACATCTGAGTGCTTGTGTGATTTGCCGTGGTGCGCGTGTAGACCGGCGCGCTCATGTGTTAGAAGGTGCTGTGGTTGGTTCGCTTTCGACTGTGGGAGAAGAAGCCCAAATTAGTCCTTTTGTGCGCGTTTGGCCTAGTAAAAAGATTGAGTCTGGGGCAATTCTGAATATTAACTTGATTTGGGGGAACACGGCTCAACGCAATCTGTTTGGGCAAAGAGGTGTCCAAGGATCAGCCAATATCGACATTACCCCAGAATTTGCTGTGAAGTTGGGAGCCGCATACGGTTCAACTTTAAAACCAGGTTCTCGGATAACGGTTTCCCGCGACCAGCGTAATGTTTCGCGTATGGTCACTCGCTCATTAATTGCTGGTTTGATGTCAGTGGGTATCGATATTCAAAACCTAGATGCCACAGCTATCCCAATAGCCCGCACAGTTATACCCACAATGTCGGTAGCTGGTGGAATTCATGTGCGGGTGCATCCAGACCGCCCCGATTACATCCTAATTGAATTCATGGATGCCAAGGGAATTAATATCACCAAATCCTTGGAAAAGAAAATCGAAGGGGCTTACTTCAAGGAAGATATGCGGCGATCGCAAATTCATGAAATTGGCAACGTGGCATACCCCAGCCAAGTGATGGATCGATACTGCACCGCTTTCGAGAAGCTTTTGCACATTGATACAATTCGCAACAGTCGGGCAAAAGTCGTCATTGACTACGTTTATTCGGTATCTGGGGCAGTGTTGCCGCAAATGTTAGATAACTTTGGTGCTGATGCGGTAGTGCTGAATGCCAGCCTCAATAAAACCGCCGTATCAGCAACTGACCGCGAACCACTTCTGACACAGCTGGGTCATGTGGTAGAGGCGTTGAAGGCTAATTTTGGCGTCCAGGTTTCGGCGAATGGAGAACAGCTGATTTTAGTTGATGAATCTGGCATTCCTATTCGTGGGGAAATGTTAACAGCACTGATGGTAGATATGATGTTAACTGCTCACCCCAGAGGGACAGTTGTGGTACCAGTTCATGCTTCCAGCGCTGTGGAACAAATTGCCCGTCGCCATGATGGTAAGGTCATTCGCACGAAAGCAAATCCTACAGCATTGATGGAAGCTTGTCAGAAAAATTCCAATGTGGTGTTAGGAGGCAGTGGCGACACTGGCTTTATTGTTCCACAATTGCATCCAGGGTTTGATGCCATGTTCTGCGCCGCCAAGCTCATTGAGATGCTAACGATACAGGAGCGCTCTCTAGCCACTGTACGGTCAGAATTACCCCGCGTGATTCATAAAGCATATACAGTACGTTGTCCTTGGACTGTCAAGGGAGCACTGATGCGCTACTTGGTGGAAACTCATCCGGCTCAGAACCTCGAATTAATTGATGGGGTGAAAATTTGTCAACCCTATGATGACAGTTGGGTATTAGTGTTACCAGATGCTAGCGAACCAATTGTACATTTGTACGCTAACAGTAACGATCGCGACTGGGTGGATGATTCATTAAGACAATACCGCGCTCGCGTGCAGGCGTTTGTCGAAAAGGAACAGGAACAAGTCGTGGCTGAAGTGTAA
- a CDS encoding MoaD/ThiS family protein produces MAVKVLVPTALQKFTNNQAALECKGSTIAELFNSLEESCPGIKSRLCDEAGQPRRFLNLYVNSEDIRFLDGTDTPLKDGDEVSIVPAVAGG; encoded by the coding sequence ATGGCTGTAAAAGTTTTAGTTCCTACTGCTCTGCAAAAATTCACCAACAACCAAGCCGCTTTAGAATGTAAAGGCAGCACGATCGCCGAACTCTTCAATTCCTTAGAAGAAAGCTGTCCTGGTATTAAGTCGCGTTTGTGCGATGAAGCTGGACAACCACGGCGGTTTTTGAATTTGTACGTCAATAGTGAAGATATCCGCTTTTTGGATGGAACGGATACACCATTAAAAGATGGCGATGAAGTAAGTATTGTACCGGCTGTAGCTGGGGGCTAG
- a CDS encoding TM2 domain-containing protein, with the protein MNAGNKNNKDHQDRLLVSYILSAAWFVGLGGLHRLYNGKIGTGLLWLLTGGVLGIGQFVDLFIIPNMVEEQEMKLRLKAGLSPLGVPLNQPAVAAQVYRSAQEKLMMRLLKAADNRGGKLTVTQAVMETGASFSEVEAVFKEMLKTGYVKIDNDPDTGAVTYHFHELN; encoded by the coding sequence ATGAATGCTGGAAATAAGAATAATAAAGACCATCAAGACCGTCTTCTTGTCTCCTACATCTTGAGTGCAGCCTGGTTTGTTGGTTTGGGAGGACTGCACCGTTTATACAACGGCAAGATAGGAACAGGTTTGTTATGGCTGTTGACTGGTGGTGTGCTTGGTATAGGGCAGTTTGTAGACTTGTTCATTATCCCTAATATGGTTGAGGAACAGGAAATGAAACTCAGACTCAAAGCAGGTTTATCACCTTTGGGTGTCCCTTTAAACCAACCTGCTGTTGCTGCCCAAGTATACCGCTCTGCTCAAGAAAAACTGATGATGCGATTGCTCAAAGCTGCGGACAACAGGGGTGGTAAACTCACAGTCACTCAAGCAGTTATGGAAACGGGTGCTAGCTTTTCTGAGGTGGAAGCTGTTTTCAAGGAGATGCTCAAAACAGGATATGTGAAGATAGATAACGACCCCGATACCGGAGCCGTCACTTACCACTTCCACGAACTGAACTAA
- the acsF gene encoding magnesium-protoporphyrin IX monomethyl ester (oxidative) cyclase, producing MVDSLKKPGFEEMRSGIKVPAKETLLTPRFYTTDFDEMARMDISPNEDELKAILEEFRADYNRHHFVRDAEFEQSWDHIDGETRRLFVEFLERSCTAEFSGFLLYKELGRRLKDKSPVLAECFTLMSRDEARHAGFLNKALSDFNLALDLGFLTKSRNYTFFKPKFIFYATYLSEKIGYWRYITIYRHLQAHPEDQVYPIFRWFENWCQDENRHGDFFDAIMRSQPQMLNDWKARLWSRFFLLSVFATMYLNDVQRKDFYASLGLDAREYDIYVIQKTNETAGRVFPVTLDVEHPEFYQRLEVCVKNNEKLTAIANSNTPKFLQFFQKLPYYVSNAWQLLRLYFIKPLDAAATQGAAR from the coding sequence ATGGTAGATTCCCTCAAAAAACCAGGCTTTGAAGAAATGCGGTCCGGGATTAAAGTCCCAGCCAAAGAAACCCTACTGACACCCCGATTCTACACGACCGACTTCGATGAGATGGCACGGATGGACATCTCGCCAAACGAAGACGAGTTAAAAGCCATTCTGGAAGAATTTCGTGCAGACTACAACCGCCATCACTTTGTTCGGGATGCCGAGTTTGAACAATCCTGGGATCATATTGATGGGGAAACTCGTCGGTTGTTCGTTGAATTTCTAGAGCGTTCCTGTACAGCAGAGTTTTCTGGCTTTTTGCTGTACAAAGAACTTGGACGCCGCTTGAAGGACAAGAGTCCTGTTTTGGCAGAATGCTTCACCTTGATGTCCCGAGATGAAGCGCGTCATGCTGGCTTCTTGAACAAAGCGCTGTCGGACTTCAATTTGGCGTTGGATTTAGGGTTTTTGACCAAGAGCCGTAATTATACCTTCTTTAAGCCAAAATTCATCTTTTACGCGACTTATCTTTCGGAAAAGATAGGTTATTGGCGTTATATCACAATTTATCGCCACTTACAAGCACATCCAGAAGACCAGGTTTATCCAATTTTCCGCTGGTTTGAGAACTGGTGTCAGGATGAAAACCGTCACGGGGATTTCTTTGATGCCATCATGAGATCCCAGCCGCAAATGTTAAATGATTGGAAGGCGCGGTTATGGAGTCGGTTCTTCCTGCTGTCCGTGTTTGCGACGATGTACCTCAACGACGTCCAGCGCAAAGATTTCTATGCATCACTTGGTTTAGATGCACGGGAATATGATATTTACGTGATTCAAAAGACCAATGAAACCGCAGGGCGAGTGTTCCCCGTGACACTGGATGTTGAGCATCCGGAGTTCTATCAACGGTTGGAAGTTTGTGTTAAGAATAACGAGAAGCTGACAGCAATAGCTAACTCAAATACTCCAAAATTCCTGCAATTCTTCCAAAAACTGCCCTATTACGTCTCCAATGCTTGGCAGTTATTGCGGTTGTACTTCATCAAACCACTTGACGCTGCTGCTACCCAAGGCGCTGCTCGCTAA
- a CDS encoding DUF2996 domain-containing protein, with the protein MAEPTNHNEAGEVAPSTVDKQAPSVAEEHAPSTDSPEATDIPTANAPDPKAANPETNPNAAKTTTAAPKGEKPAGAAKAAAAGDKPAAKATAKKEKAPAVEDKPFAEFIQQDYLPAVQKAIASVGVQNLQLNFAKQKISITGFETGEECWQITGSWQNGLRQFNLYFPEEDIQGKKAFSCHEGKKPSTLESFLIDERKVTLDLLVYGLVQRLNGQKWLGRN; encoded by the coding sequence ATGGCAGAACCAACAAATCATAATGAAGCTGGGGAAGTAGCTCCCAGCACTGTAGACAAGCAGGCTCCCAGTGTCGCTGAAGAACACGCTCCCAGCACAGACTCACCCGAAGCGACAGACATCCCTACAGCCAACGCGCCAGACCCCAAAGCGGCGAACCCAGAAACTAACCCCAATGCAGCAAAAACAACGACTGCTGCACCCAAGGGAGAAAAGCCAGCAGGGGCAGCCAAAGCAGCCGCAGCAGGGGATAAACCAGCCGCTAAAGCAACAGCAAAAAAAGAGAAAGCACCAGCTGTTGAAGATAAGCCATTTGCAGAGTTTATCCAGCAAGATTACTTACCAGCTGTGCAAAAGGCGATCGCATCTGTTGGGGTGCAAAATTTACAGCTAAATTTTGCCAAGCAGAAAATTTCCATCACTGGTTTTGAAACAGGTGAGGAATGCTGGCAAATTACGGGCAGTTGGCAGAATGGTCTGCGTCAGTTTAACCTGTATTTTCCTGAAGAAGATATTCAAGGGAAAAAGGCTTTTTCCTGTCATGAAGGCAAAAAGCCTAGCACTCTTGAGTCATTCTTAATCGACGAGCGCAAAGTTACTCTTGACTTACTGGTATATGGATTGGTGCAGCGCCTAAACGGGCAAAAGTGGCTGGGGAGAAATTAG
- a CDS encoding J domain-containing protein, which translates to MDLGDCYRLLGLRSGASFADIKASYRRLAQQYHPDINPGDNKAKEKFIAVTEAYKLLLHGLPPEETALSSGQSPTAQHQPIKAKCPEATKEKPKEKPKPKPPSFSEIEQRLKWKTYEQLQQFLKERRFPQAIALAEALAQRLPEDAEVRQWQAIVYQVWGRALIAEKQPFKAKIYLKKALKTDPHNKSLWHEVQRDFQILEHMF; encoded by the coding sequence ATGGATCTTGGAGATTGCTACCGTTTGCTGGGTTTGAGGTCAGGAGCCTCTTTCGCCGATATCAAAGCGTCTTACCGCCGACTGGCACAGCAATATCATCCTGATATCAATCCAGGTGATAACAAAGCAAAAGAAAAATTTATTGCCGTGACTGAGGCATACAAACTGCTGTTGCACGGACTCCCACCAGAAGAGACAGCGCTGTCTTCGGGTCAGTCGCCAACAGCTCAACATCAGCCAATAAAAGCAAAGTGTCCAGAGGCAACGAAGGAAAAGCCAAAAGAAAAACCAAAACCAAAGCCGCCGAGTTTTTCCGAGATAGAACAGCGGTTGAAATGGAAGACTTACGAGCAGTTACAGCAGTTTCTCAAAGAAAGACGCTTCCCACAAGCGATCGCCTTAGCAGAAGCATTAGCACAACGTTTACCAGAAGATGCAGAAGTGCGTCAATGGCAGGCTATTGTCTATCAAGTTTGGGGACGAGCGCTGATTGCAGAAAAACAGCCTTTCAAAGCTAAAATTTATCTGAAAAAAGCCCTCAAAACTGACCCTCACAATAAGTCTTTGTGGCATGAGGTACAGCGCGATTTTCAGATCTTAGAACATATGTTTTGA